A window of Gasterosteus aculeatus chromosome 9, fGasAcu3.hap1.1, whole genome shotgun sequence contains these coding sequences:
- the jpt1a gene encoding jupiter microtubule associated homolog 1a, which yields MTTTKNYQGMEPGSKSSSRVLRPPGGASNFSLGADEEKPPVRKDKMASSVFAEPEDPYANRRNNPPGGKPTGVLCGEPSAPLRRGGNQTPEHTADAPPTDGESFVHNYENSAPEPEAVPEQKEEVPPADHAAAGAPSGRRNPPGGKSSLILG from the exons ATGACGACGACCAAGAACTACCAAGGGATGGAGCCCGGTTCCAAAAGCAGTTCCAG ggtTTTGCGCCCTCCTGGCGGCGCCTCCAACTTCTCGCTGGGTGCAGATGAGGAAAAGCCCCCCGTCCGGAAAGACAAGATGGCCTCCAGCGTTTTCGCTGAGCCGGAGGACCCCTACGCCAATAGAAGGAACAACCCACCAG GTGGGAAGCCCACAGGTGTGCTTTGCGGTGAGCCGTCAGCCCccctgaggagaggagggaaccAGACCCCCGAGCACACAGCGGACGCCCCCCCCACG GATGGAGAAAGTTTTGTCCACAATTATG AGAACAGCGCTCCTGAGCCGGAAGCCGTTccagagcagaaggaggaggtcCCCCCAGCCGACCACGCCGCTGCAGGAGCCCCCTCCGGCCGCAGGAATCCCCCCGGGGGCAAGTCCAGCCTCATCCTGGGATGA
- the LOC120824983 gene encoding small ubiquitin-related modifier 2, which produces MSTHLNGLSGKLVGRALRPSGAAVRTSARYSARRVARQTAQPQQNRRRQTDAVATATMADEKPKEGVKTENNEHINLKVAGQDGSVVQFKIKRHTPLSKLMKAYCERQGLSMRQIRFRFDGQPINETDTPSQLEMEDEDTIDVFQQQTGGSFLS; this is translated from the exons ATGAGCACACATTTAAACGGGCTCTCTGGAAAGCTAGTAGGACGAGCGCTCCGTCCATCTGGCGCAGCTGTGCGCACCTCAGCCCGCTACAGCGCACGCCGAGTGGCGCGCCAGAcagcgcagccgcagcagaACAGGCGCAGGCAAACAGACGCAGTAGCAACAGCAACCATGGCCGACGAAAAACCCAAG GAGGGAGTGAAGACTGAGAACAATGAGCACATCAACCTGAAAGTGGCGGGGCAGGATGGCTCAGTGGTGCAATTCAAGATCAAACGGCACACTCCTCTCAGCAAACTGATGAAAGCGTATTGTGAACGGCAG GGGCTGTCAATGAGGCAAATACGATTTCGATTTGACGGTCAGCCCATCAATGAAACGGACACCCCCTCGCAG CTAGAAATGGAGGACGAAGATACAATTGACGTGTTCCAACAGCAAACCGGAGGCTCTTTTCTTTCCTAA
- the gga3a gene encoding ADP-ribosylation factor-binding protein GGA3a, whose translation MKKNFQLPFVRQQVKGARVTRCLCQRGNMADDGESLESWLNKATNPSNRQEDWEYIMGFCDQINKELEGPQISVRLLAHKIQSPQEWEAIQALTVLEACMKNCGRRFHNEVGKFRFLNELIKVVSPKYLGDKVSEGVKTKVIEMLYSWTVSLPDEAKVVEAYQMLKSQGIVLTDPEVPLDATFIPSPSPQPKNPLFDDEKKSKRLAELLKSKKPEDLQEANRLIKYMVKEDEVRTHKEKKQRSTLEAVNSSVKLLTEMLSHFSPEESTDGDKELIRELYGDCDKLRQTVFQLATETEDNDSSLGDILQASDDLSHVVQSYKKIVEEQIVNGGTEDAQQTQLSVRQGRTNRSEVLIDLMGLDVQGVSRPPTSPLSLPVDLLCGSAPGRPRATGPTAPSAALSLLDEELLSLGLNEPAPAPNKSAHVNFNNGLPSLQDSGHNLDFFESTLPSAPASSMSPLFPDALAVTADPIHSAKSSIAASASSLPGPVSSTSPVSTLSVSTTSVVFPQSFSSALTSAAPARSFHMASPPLSASSGASHPTALSHNLQDLAMLDLGSPKITPAVVDFSSLLVKRDDLLAPAAPSSSAGVASTVTSLLLGEALAGSTPPLAKSQAEDSTLLRSLSPILPLSQASQGTGREVSLANVFVPLDAIKPSKVCPVTAYDKNGVRVLLHFASDCPAGRPDVLVMVASMLNTAPRPVRNIALQAAVPRTMKVRLQAPTATELAPFNPILPPAAITQVMLLANPLKEKVRMRYKLMFTLGEQPHSEVGEVNEFPPTDRWGAL comes from the exons ATGAAGAAGAATTTCCAACTCCCGTTTGTCCGACAGCAAGTGAAGGGAGCACGAGTCACGCGTTGTTTGTGTCAGAGGGGAAATATGGCGGACGATGGAGAATCGCTGGAGTCCTGGCTCA acAAAGCCACGAACCCGTCCAACAGACAGGAGGACTGGGAGTATATAATGGGATTCTGTGACCAAATCAACAAGGAACTGGAAGG CCCACAAATTTCCGTTCGGCTGCTGGCTCACAAGATCCAGTCCCCTCAGGAGTGGGAGGCGATACAGGCATTAACG GTTCTCGAGGCTTGTATGAAGAACTGTGGGCGGCGTTTTCACAATGAAGTCGGGAAATTtcgatttttaaatgaattgatcAAGGTGGTTTCACCCAAA TATCTCGGGGACAAAGTGTCAGAGGGAGTGAAGACGAAAGTGATCGAGATGCTGTACAGCTGGACCGTGTCTCTGCCGGATGAAGCAAAGGTCGTTGAAGCGTATCAGATGCTGAAGTCCCAGG GTATTGTTTTAACTGACCCAGAAGTTCCCCTTGATGCTACGTTCATACCATCGCCTTCTCCGCAACCCAAGAATCCCTTGTTTGATGACGAGAAGAAGAGCAAG agatTAGCAGAGCTGCTGAAGAGCAAAAAGCCGGAAGACCTGCAAGAAGCCAATCGGCTCATCAAGTACATGGTGAAGGAG GACGAGGTGAGAacccacaaagagaaaaagcagagAAGCACCTTAGAGGCGGTGAACAGCAGCGTCAAACTGCTTACAGAGATGCTCTCTCACTTCAGCCCCGAGGAATCCACAGACGGAGACAAGGAGCTCATTagg gaGCTGTATGGCGATTGCGACAAGCTGAGGCAGACTGTGTTTCAGCTGGCCACTGAGACGGAGGATAATGACAGCAGCTTGG GAGACATCCTGCAGGCCAGTGATGACCTCTCCCATGTCGTTCAATCTTATAAGAAGATTGTGGAAGAACAGATCGTCAATGGCGGGACTGAGGAtgcacaacaaacacaattaTCAGTCAGACAAG GTCGCACAAACCGGTCCGAGGTTCTGATTGACCTGATGGGTTTGGACGTCCAGGGCGTCTCCCGGCCCCCGACATCGCCCCTGTCCCTCCCTGTTGACCTGCTGTGTGGGTCTGCTCCCGGGAGGCCGAGGGCCACTGGCCCCACTGCTCCCTCTGCTGCGCTCTCCCTGCTGGATGAGGAGCTGCTCTCTTTAg GCCTCAATGAGCCCGCTCCTGCTCCAAATAAATCTGCACATGTGAACTTCAACAACGGTTTGCCATCTTTACAG GATTCTGGTcacaatttagatttttttgaaAGCACTTTGCCTTCGGCTCCCGCGTCATCGATGTCGCCGCTCTTTCCAGACGCCCTTGCTGTGACGGCAGACCCAATTCACTCGGCAAAGTCTTCCATAGCTGCTTCTGCCTCAAGCCTCCCTGGTCCTGTGTCCTCCACGTCTCCGGTCTCTACACTGTCCGTCTCAACGACATCGGTCGTCTTTCCACAGTCCTTCAGCTCAGCATTGACCTCCGCGGCTCCTGCTCGGTCATTCCACATGGCCTCGCCTCCTCTCTCCGCTTCGTCCGGAGCGTCCCACCCGACTGCTCTGAGTCATAATCTGCAGGACCTTGCCATGCTGGATCTGGGCAGTCCTAAAAT CACACCGGCCGTGGTGGACTTCAGCAGCTTGCTGGTGAAGAGGGACGACCTGCTCGCTCCCGCTGCCCCGTCCTCCAGCGCCGGAGTCGCCTCCACAGTCACCTCGCTGCTCCTCGGGGAGGCGCTGGCCGGGTCCACTCCTCCGCTTGCCAAGAGCCAGGCGGAGGACAGCACTCTGTTACGCTCCCTCTCCCCCATCCTGCCCCTAAGCCAGGCCAGCCAGGGCACAGGACGAGAGGTGTCCCTGGCCAACGTCTTCGTCCCTTTGGATGCCATCAAGCCAA GTAAGGTGTGTCCCGTGACGGCTTACGACAAAAACGGAGTGCGTGTTCTGCTGCATTTCGCCAGCGACTGTCCAGCGGGCCGCCCCGATGTCCTGGTGATGGTGGCGTCCATGCTCAACACAGCGCCGCGGCCGGTCCGGAACATCGCTCTGCAGGCTGCTGTGCCCAGG ACGATGAAAGTGAGGCTCCAGGCGCCCACAGCGACGGAGCTGGCTCCTTTCAACCCGATCCTCCCGCCTGCTGCCATCACCCAGGTCATGCTGCTTGCAAATCCTCTCAAG GAAAAGGTGCGGATGAGATACAAACTGATGTTCACGCTGGGAGAGCAGCCACACTCGGAAGTTGGGGAGGTGAATGAGTTTCCGCCTACTGACAGATGGGGGGCTCTATAG